TAGTAGTATGGGGTCCCTGCGGAGCAGTTTAAGGTCGGTCCTGTATATGGCAGCGAATTTTCGCACAAAGCTCATCTCACTCCCTCCACCGCGTACCTGTAAAAGCGGATTTTAGCGAGGTTATATGCCATGCCGCTCCAGATTATCAGGGCCAACGATGACCACAGCAGGGTATTCGTTGATATTTCTTCGAAGGGCGCCTTAAAGAAGTAGAGCGCCGGATAGCTCGGGATGACGTAGAGAACCTTCCATATCCCGTCCGTCAGGTAGCCGTGATAGTGGGCGAAGGGCAGGAGGGAGAGCACCATGACGCCGAGGAGCGGCACAAAGTAGTCGTCCAAATCGCGGTATTTTGAGGCTATTGCTATGCCAAGGAGCGTATAGACTACCGAAACTAACAGGGTACCTGCCAAAACGTAGGGAAGCCCGTTCAGGGAGCGCGTGCCGAGGCAGAATATAAGCACCGCCGCCGGGAGGGAAACCAGCGCCATAAGGAGAGCCTTGGCGAGGATGTAAGCCCTCCAGTCGAGTGGCGTAACCGCCAGAGCGCCTATCGTCCCGTCCTTCTTCTCCGCGAAGATGGCCGTACCGACGAAGGTGAAGCCGACCATCCCGGGCTCAAGGAGCAGGAAGAGGGGAACGACGGTTGAGCGGTACCCCTCTGGAAACGCCATCACCATGAGGCCATAAGCTAAAGCCACGAGCAGGTATATCGGATAGACGTAGCCCCTCGTTCCGACCTTCAGGTCGAGCCTCACCAGCTCGCCTATCATACGAGCCTCCTCCCCGTGACCTTCAGGAAGATGTCCTCGAGTGTCGGTTCTTCAGTGTTTATGCGCCTTATTTCATGCTCCCGCAGGATTCTCAGGAACTCCTCGTTTCCTCCAAGGTTCTCAAGCGGGAACTCGGCGGTTTTGACGCCCTCATTCGAAACGTATTCGACCTTTACGACCCTCTTTCCCATCTTCACCTTCAGTTCACTCGGGTTGTCGACGAGCCTCACCGAACCCTCCACGATGAAAGCCACCCTGTCGCAGAGCTCATCGGCGACGTACATGTTGTGGGTGGTCAGAAAGATCGTCTTCCCGTTTTCGCGCATCTCAAGGAGCAGGTCTTTTATCCTCCTTGCGCTCGCCGGGTCGAGGCCCTCTAAGGGTTCATCGAGGAACAGTATCTCCGGATCTGGAAGCAGTGCCCTGGCTAAATCGAGCTTCTTCTTCATGCCCTTTGAGAAGCTGGAGACGAGCTGGTCGGCTTCCTTGTCGAGGCCCACCATCTTGAGGGTTTCAACCGGGTCGAGATGCCTTTTATAGAACGACGCAAAGAACTCAAGGTTTTCGAGGGCGGTAAGCCGGGAATAAACGGCAGGAAACTCGAAGGAGACACCAATTTTTCCGTAGTAGTCCTTCCCCCATTCGCGCAGGTCTTTCCCGAAGACCTTCACAGTCCCATGATAGTCCTTTATTATCTTCACAAGAATCTTGACAGTCGTGGTCTTCCCAGCCCCGTTAGGACCAAGGAACCCGTAGATTTCCCCCTCCTCAACCTCAAAGCTCAGGTTCTCAACGCCGCGCGTTTCACCGTAGTACTTCTTAACGTTCTCAACCTCTATGACGGGCATGCTTTCACCTGTTGGTTAATTGGAAGTTCAGGTAGTTATAAGTAATGCCGCACATGTGCGGGTGTATCGCCCAGTGAGAGAGCTTGAATCTCTACCTCAGCCGGGCTTTTCACCCACAACCATTATCTCAATATCGTCAAAATCCACCTTCCTTTTTCCCACCGCCCGGCGGTGCCTCCCCAGATGGCCTTTACCTCAAACCCCACCATTTTGAACATCAAATAAAGCTCGGTGGGGACGTAGACACGCTCCCTAATGGGGGACTTTTGTGCCATCGGGTGCCTCTATTTCCTCGAAGAACGTCATGGTGTTCGGATCAAAGGTCCCCCTGGCTATATCCTCATTCGATGCCCCCTTGATTCTCGAAAGAGCGCTCAGCGCCGTTAGAATGAATTTTCCACCAGGCTTTAGGGACGCATAAACGTTCCTGAGTATTGCCAAGTCATGTTCCACGGGGTCGTCGCTGGACCCGATTAACGAGAAGGCGCCCTCGCAGAGGCATATGGCAGCGTCAAATTTTCCTTCACGCTTAAACTCGGTGGCATCGGCCTTTATGAACTCCACCTCAACGTCTTCCTCTCTAGCCCGTTTTCTTGCCTCTTCGAGCATTCCTCGGGAGATGTCGATCCCGGTAACTCTGTAGCCCCTCTTTGCGAGCTCTATTGAATGTCTTCCAACATCGCAGCCGACGTCCAGTATCTTTGCCTCTTTAGGCAACCGGAGCTCACTCAATAAAAACTCCACTTCCTCTTTTGTGTATTGTCTGTCGCTCTGTCCGCAGGAGGAATGTGATGCCTCATCCCCCGATCACGGAGGTGAAACCCTCTGGAACGTTCGTTCCACCGGGTTTCCAAAATACGTCTTCGCCCAATATCCCCTGGTGGTGGATGTGGATAGGCTGAAGGCGCTTCTGGTGGTCGTCTTTATTGTTGACGTAGTAGCTATAGGAGTCGTTGCTAGTGCGTTTTTCGAGGGGAACGAAAGTTCCGACGCTGCGGCCGCAGCAGGAAAAATCGTTCCAGCGGCCATCAAGCTTTACAGCACGCCAATGGGATCCACCGAGGCCATCAACGGAACCCTCGTGGGTGATGTCCAGGTGATAGAGACCCCCGCTGGAACAGCATTCCAGTTCAACGGCTCGGGATACGTAGATCTGAGCAGCGCGCTGCCTGATATCCAAGACCTTAAAGTCGGATCGATATCTCTCTTCTTCAGATTCGAGGAGACGAACCAAAACGTACTTCCCATACTGTACATCGGCGACAGGAAAGGAGAAAACATGTTCATTGTCGAAATAGGGCATCGGGGAGAGGACAACAGGAAGCTCTACGTCACGTGGGTCGAGAATGGAAAACCAGTCCTGTGCTTCGACAGCGGCTTTAACCTCAAGCCGGAGAGATGGTACCACCTCTTTGTCGTTGTGAGTGATGAAGGAAACACTGCCTACCTCAACGGGAGGGAGCTTGTGGGAAGGCATTACAATTTTGGGAACAGTGGCATGAGGTTTTTCATCGCCGACATTCCGAACACGGAAATCATGACTGCCGGCTACGGCAAGACAGCCGATTCAATAACGCCAGAATTCCTGTATTTCAGAGGAGCTGTGATGGGTCTGGAGGTGTACTTAAGACCCCTGAAAGCCTGGGAAGTCCAAAGCTTGCTGGATGAGGTTCGGCAGCGCGTTCGAAAAACTCAGACATCCTAGACCCCGATTTACTCCCCTTTCTCAGCCACTTATCGCATCATCCAGCACCTTCTTCAGGCCCTTCCGCAGGTGCTCCTTCACCGTTGAGGTACTTAAACCAAGCATATCGGCTAGCTCCCGCAGGGTGATCCTCCTGGGTTCATCGAAGTAGCCGCTCTTGTAGGCGAGGAGAAGAACCTCGGCCTGCCTCTTGGTCAGCTTTGAAATGGGGCTCGTTTCAGGCTCTGCATCCTCAACGCTGAGCACTCTCGCGCCGTAAGTTTCCCGGAAGGTTCTCACGACCTCTCCAACGAGCTCATCCTCGCAGAGAATCGAGAGAACGCTCTCGCCGGCCGCAAACGTCCCGCTCTCGAACACAACAAGTCCTCTCTTCTGAAGTTCGAAGAGCCTCTCCGCCTGCTCCTTCTGGGGTCCGAAGGAGGCCCGCAGATATATGAGGTAATGCTCGTTGCGCGGGAAGGCCTTGACGTCCTTCGTGTGCGGAAGCGATTTCAGCCGCTCAAGTATCTCCTCCGGATTTACGCCATCTTTGAACTTAATCTCAACCAGCTTAACGACGTCGGTGTCTATGGTGAAGTACGTGTCGCCGTAGGCCCACTCTATCGCTTCGAGGAAAAGCCCCTGTAGAGACTCTCACTGTTGGGAATTACGATTTTCAGGCGCTTCATGACCATCATGGGATATACTGGGGCTATGGTATATTACCCTTTTGCAGGTTCAGGAACGGGTCATCTCTTCAAACTGAATCAAGACCTCCTCCTTTCTCCTTATCAGGTTCTGCCTCGCCATTTCCTTTCCGTCCTTGAGGTAGACTAGGGTAGGGATGTTGAGAATCTCAAAGTGATTCACCAGCCCGTCCCACTCGCCGGCATTCACGTGAATGATCTTAACCTCCGGGAACTCCCCGCTCAGCTCTTCCATGAAGCCCTCCACCATCCTGCAGGGCGGACATCCAGGGATGGAGAACCACAGCACGACCTTCCCCTCCCGAAAGTTGGTTTTGCCCTCGTACTCGATTATCATCTCGACCACCTCACACCTTGGCCCTCTTCAGCAGGAGCGAGTTGGTGACGACGCTGGCGCTGCTTATGCTCATCGCTCCGGCCGCCCACTCCGGCTGGAAGCTTACCCCGAAGAAAACGAACGCCAGACCGGCCGCGAAGGGGATCAGCATCGTGTTGTAGAACATCGCCCAGAAGATGTTCTGCTTAATCTTCGAGAGTGTCTTTTGGCTGAGCTTTATTGCCCTGACAACGTCCATGGGGTCGTTCTTTATGAGGACTATATCCCCGCTCTCCATGGCTATGTCCGTTGCATTGCCGACGGCTATGCCTATATCCGCCTGGGCCAGAGCAGGGGCATCGTTTATTCCATCTCCAACAAAAATGACTACCTCTCCCTTCTCCTGAAGCTTCTTCACTTCGTTTGCTTTATCCTGGGGTAAAATTTCTGCTAAAACGTAATCTATGTTAACCTGCTTAGCTATCGCTTCTGCGGTTCTTCTATTGTCGCCGGTAATCATTCCAACTTTCTTGCCCATTTTGTGAAGCTCCTCTATCGCTTCTCTCGCACCTTCTTTGATTGTGTCCGCTATCCCAATAACCCCTACTATTTTTCCGTCAATTGCCACTATTATTGCCGTTTTAGCTTCATCTTCAAGCTTAAGGAGAGCTTTTTCAGCCTCTCCTTCTATTGAATAACCATTCTCTTTGAACAGCTTTCTATTTCCGGCCAAGATTTCCTTCCCATCCACTACCGCCTTTACTCCCTTGCCGGTTATTGCCTCAAAGCTTTGGGGCTCTTTGTCCTCTAATCCGAGCTCTTGAGCTTTCCTAACTATGGCCTCTCCTAGTGGGTGCTCTGAGCGCTTTTCAGCTGAAGCTATTAAGCTCAAAAGCTCTTTCTTATCCATGCCAAAAGTCACTACATCTGTAACTTCAGGTGTCCCCTTTGTTAGCGTCCCCGTCTTATCGAAGAGAACTATCGTGGCTTTCCTTGCTATTTCCAGTACTTCACCGTTCTTAATTAAAATGCCCATTTCGGCACCTTTACCCATTCCAACGGTTAAAGCCGTTGGAGTTGCCAAGCCAAAGGCACATGGGCAGGCAATCACCAAAACGCTAAGCAGTGTTGTGAAGGCGAAGAGCAAGGGCTGGTCAGCTATGAAGTACCAGTATCCAAAGGAGATTAGTGCTACTGTCAAAACGGTTGGAATGAAGTATGTAACGACTTTGTCCGCTAATCTCTGAATTGGTGGTCTTGTATTTTGTGCCTCCTCAACGAGCCTAATTATTTGTGCCAGAACGGTGTCCCTTCCGACCCTCTTTGCCTCGATTTTAAGCACGGAGTTCTTGTTAATCGTTCCGCCGATAACCTCGTCGCCCTTCTTCTTCAAATTTGGAATTGGTTCTCCGGTAACCATCGATTCGTCAACGTAGCTTTCTCCCTCAATTACAATTCCATCGACTGGGATCCTCTCTCCAGGTTTGACTATAACAATATCGCCGACTTTAACTTCGCTTATTGGAACTTCAATATCTTTTCCATCCCTAATTACGGTTGCCTTTTTAGCCTGAAGCCCCATGAGCTTTTTAATTGTCTCACTCGTTCTTCCTTTGGCCAAGGTCTCCAAGTAGCGTCCAAGCAGGAGGAAGGCCATCAGCAAAACGCTTGCCTCATAAAAGTTGAACTCTCTCGGAATAATTCCTATTGTAGCTAAAACGCTTGCAAAATAAGCAGACCCAATTCCCATGGAGTACATGACCTCCATGTTCAAGCTTTTGTGCTTCACTGAATTGAGAGCCTTTCCAAAGATATCCCTTCCAGCGTAGATTATTGCCAGAGTTGCCAGCAGGAATTGAATGTAAATTAAGCTGGGAATTTCAATTCCAAACCTGTGAAGCTGCGTTGAGGCGAAGAGAGGTATTCCTATCCCCCAAGCAACTGCAAGTTTTTTCTTCATTTCCCTTATGTGCTTCTCTCGAACCTCTTTTTCTACGTCATAGCTTTCCTCACCTTCAACTCCCAAGAATTGGTAGCCAACCTCTTCAATTGCTCTTTTAATGTCTTCCATACTTACTAAACTTGGATCATAGCTTACCTTAGCCTTCTCAGTTGCCAAATTGATCTGGGCATCTAAAACCCCAGGGAGCTCTTTAAGAGCTACTTCAATGGTTTTAACACACATTGCACAGGTCATTCCACCGATTTTTATTATTGCATTCCTCTTTTCCCTTACAACTGTATAACCGAGCTCTTCAATCGTCTTTATAATCTGATTCAGGCTGACCATTGACTCATCGAAGTCAACGTAAACATTTTCAGAGTTTAAATTGGCCCTGGCATCTTTAACACCATCAAGCTCTTTTAGAGCCGTTTCTATAGTTTTAACACACATTGCACATGTCATTCCATTAACCTTAAGCGTGAGCTTCATAACAGACACCGATATTTACTAAACAGTAAGTCTTAAGGAGATTATTTTTATCAAAGTGTAAATATTAGCTGAAGAATTTTTATATTTTGAAAACAAATAATCATAGGTGTTTATCATGGTAAAGTTGGACGAAATAGATTTCTAGAACGTCTTGAGAAGGAGGGGGTTATTCAGCGCTACACAATTAAACTCAGCTCAGAACTCCAGAGGGCCCACAACGTCGTTGCTCTTATCATCAAAACAGACAAACCCGAGAAGTTACAGGAGTTCGAGGAAATCATTGAGATCAATCGCTTCACGAGTAAGAAGTACCTCATAAAAGTGGCTGTCGAAGACATGGAGGGGCTGAGAAACGTAATAGAAGGTGCCGGTTTTGAGGTGCTTGAGATAATGCCCATCCTAGAGAGCATCGAGAAAGAACACCCTCCAAAGATCAAAGTGCCGTTCAAATGCGACTATTGTGGAAAAGAGATTGTCGGAGAGCCAATAGTCTATAAGTACCACAATAGAGTTTACTTCTTCTGCTGTCCTACATGTTTGAGGGAATTCAAGAGAACAAGAGAAAAACATATAGAAAATCCAAGCTAAAACACATTCACAAACATTGGAGGGGATTGATAAGTCTCCTTAAATTATTTTCTACTTTTTCTTTTGAAAACTTCACCCTTTAGGATGGAGATGTAGTAATTTTGATATTGCCCTATGAGGAGTGAACTCTTAACTATCTTGGTTAACATTTTGGTTGACGAAAAAGAGGCATTGAGTGGCTGTATTAATAACTTATCTATCTATATAAGTCTATATAAGCTAAAGTATCCTCAGAGAACAGACTGATAATAAATCCAGGGACAATTGTAATTTATCTTGCGCTAAGATATTTGTTATGAGCCCTCCTATGATCCTGGCTATGTAGAGGAAATGTTATCTACGAGTAAAAATCTAAAATCTTAGTATTCCTGTTAGACATTATTCTGCAATGACAAATGGAGTATTCGAGGATCCTGAGAGAACTTTAGTAATCATCACGAAGCATCCAATACATACAAATAACATTACCATTTATTTTGTTTTGTTATAATGTTCTATTGCCCGTAGGAAAAATTCTGCGTTTGTCGTGAATCCTTGGGGAAACATCTTCAGTGTGCACCTACAATAAAGACAACGAACTAATTGTGGGTCCAGATGGTTCCATTTATAAGTGTACATCAGCCATTGGATTGGATAGATTCAAAGTAGCATCAAAAGAAGAGGTATTTTATAATCAAGAGTTATTTTTAGTAAAATTTTATTGAAGGAGGCAAGGGCGATAATTATTGCTGGAGCTGTCAGTATTTCCCGGTATGTGGGGGAGGATGTGTATACAATGCGTGGATTGAGGGTAAAAAGAAGGACTGCTGGGCTATATTTCACCAAAAAACACTACCAAAATTTGCAGAGATGTTATTAGAAATGGATGAAGTAGAACCCGATATTTGGGTACCCTTAGAAAAGTAATCCCCACAGTATAACAAAACTATAAAAATTACAATATACTCCAAAAAAGACAAGATTATCAACGCATGGTGACTTACTATGAATAACGAGGTAATCCAAATTATTGGCGTCTCCAAATTTTTCGGAAATATCAAGGTGCTAAAGAATATAAATCTCAGAATTCGTGAGGGGGACTTTGTGGTAATAGCAGGAGAAAACGGTTCGGGTAAGACAACACTTCTTAAAATAATGACAGGTCTGTTAATCCCAGATGAAGGCGAAGTTAGAGTCTTAGGGTTTGATGCCTCTAAAGACTGGAAAAAACTTTCTAAGTACATTGGTGTTGCATTGGCAAATGAAAGGAGCTTATATTGGAAGCTTACGGGCCTGGAAAATTTAGAGATATTTGCCGGACTTTATGGAGTCAAAAAAGGAAAAAGAAGGGCATTGGAGTTGCTGGATAAGCTCAATCTGATACATGCAAAAGATAAACTCGTAGAGGAATATTCAAGCGGTATGCGGCGGAAATTGCTTTTAGCTAAAGCCACAATTCATGACCCAAAAATCTTGTTTCTTGATGAGATACTTAACGGTCTTGATCCCAAATCCTACATAGAGATTATAGAGTTCCTTAAGGAATTGAACCAAAATGGGACAACAATTGTTTTAATTAGCCATGTCCTTCATGATTTGCCCCAAGAAGCTAGGCTGATAGTTATGAAAGATGGCAGGATTATACTTGACGATAAGCTTTCGAAGTTCAAACTGGATGGTGGTATAAGAATTAAAGCAACGATTAACGGAAGAGAAATTGAAAGAATAGTATCTGAAAATGAGCTTGATAAAACACTAATAGAGCTCACAAAAAGTGGGGCTAAGAACATTCAAATTGAAAGAGATGACTTATACTCCATTTTAAGGAGGATTCTTAAATGATTAATGTAAAAGGCATTCTTACAATTGCCAAAAAGGAATGCAAGATACAGCTTCGATACCGGGTAGTGTGGCTTAACTTTGCCTTAACACCATTCTTTATGTTGGCCCCGTGGGTTCTAACCGCTAAGATGTTCTCCTCGGACTTCGGTGAAGCTGTTTTAGTTGGCTCTCTCATGTGGTACTGGCTCAATCAATACTTTTTTGGAGTTCAAGAAGCATTCGAAGAGGAGAGGGAAGAGGGGACTTTAATAAGTATTGCTTTAGCCCCAATCTCACTGCTGGAGTTTCTGATTGGAAAAGGAATGTGGATTCTTGTGGAATGTAT
This is a stretch of genomic DNA from Pyrococcus sp. ST04. It encodes these proteins:
- a CDS encoding ABC transporter permease produces the protein MIGELVRLDLKVGTRGYVYPIYLLVALAYGLMVMAFPEGYRSTVVPLFLLLEPGMVGFTFVGTAIFAEKKDGTIGALAVTPLDWRAYILAKALLMALVSLPAAVLIFCLGTRSLNGLPYVLAGTLLVSVVYTLLGIAIASKYRDLDDYFVPLLGVMVLSLLPFAHYHGYLTDGIWKVLYVIPSYPALYFFKAPFEEISTNTLLWSSLALIIWSGMAYNLAKIRFYRYAVEGVR
- a CDS encoding ABC transporter ATP-binding protein, giving the protein MPVIEVENVKKYYGETRGVENLSFEVEEGEIYGFLGPNGAGKTTTVKILVKIIKDYHGTVKVFGKDLREWGKDYYGKIGVSFEFPAVYSRLTALENLEFFASFYKRHLDPVETLKMVGLDKEADQLVSSFSKGMKKKLDLARALLPDPEILFLDEPLEGLDPASARRIKDLLLEMRENGKTIFLTTHNMYVADELCDRVAFIVEGSVRLVDNPSELKVKMGKRVVKVEYVSNEGVKTAEFPLENLGGNEEFLRILREHEIRRINTEEPTLEDIFLKVTGRRLV
- a CDS encoding bifunctional 2-polyprenyl-6-hydroxyphenol methylase/3-demethylubiquinol 3-O-methyltransferase UbiG codes for the protein MSELRLPKEAKILDVGCDVGRHSIELAKRGYRVTGIDISRGMLEEARKRAREEDVEVEFIKADATEFKREGKFDAAICLCEGAFSLIGSSDDPVEHDLAILRNVYASLKPGGKFILTALSALSRIKGASNEDIARGTFDPNTMTFFEEIEAPDGTKVPH
- a CDS encoding LamG-like jellyroll fold domain-containing protein, which produces MDRLKALLVVVFIVDVVAIGVVASAFFEGNESSDAAAAAGKIVPAAIKLYSTPMGSTEAINGTLVGDVQVIETPAGTAFQFNGSGYVDLSSALPDIQDLKVGSISLFFRFEETNQNVLPILYIGDRKGENMFIVEIGHRGEDNRKLYVTWVENGKPVLCFDSGFNLKPERWYHLFVVVSDEGNTAYLNGRELVGRHYNFGNSGMRFFIADIPNTEIMTAGYGKTADSITPEFLYFRGAVMGLEVYLRPLKAWEVQSLLDEVRQRVRKTQTS
- a CDS encoding helix-turn-helix domain-containing protein, with amino-acid sequence MFESGTFAAGESVLSILCEDELVGEVVRTFRETYGARVLSVEDAEPETSPISKLTKRQAEVLLLAYKSGYFDEPRRITLRELADMLGLSTSTVKEHLRKGLKKVLDDAISG
- a CDS encoding thioredoxin family protein gives rise to the protein MIIEYEGKTNFREGKVVLWFSIPGCPPCRMVEGFMEELSGEFPEVKIIHVNAGEWDGLVNHFEILNIPTLVYLKDGKEMARQNLIRRKEEVLIQFEEMTRS
- a CDS encoding heavy metal translocating P-type ATPase — protein: MKLTLKVNGMTCAMCVKTIETALKELDGVKDARANLNSENVYVDFDESMVSLNQIIKTIEELGYTVVREKRNAIIKIGGMTCAMCVKTIEVALKELPGVLDAQINLATEKAKVSYDPSLVSMEDIKRAIEEVGYQFLGVEGEESYDVEKEVREKHIREMKKKLAVAWGIGIPLFASTQLHRFGIEIPSLIYIQFLLATLAIIYAGRDIFGKALNSVKHKSLNMEVMYSMGIGSAYFASVLATIGIIPREFNFYEASVLLMAFLLLGRYLETLAKGRTSETIKKLMGLQAKKATVIRDGKDIEVPISEVKVGDIVIVKPGERIPVDGIVIEGESYVDESMVTGEPIPNLKKKGDEVIGGTINKNSVLKIEAKRVGRDTVLAQIIRLVEEAQNTRPPIQRLADKVVTYFIPTVLTVALISFGYWYFIADQPLLFAFTTLLSVLVIACPCAFGLATPTALTVGMGKGAEMGILIKNGEVLEIARKATIVLFDKTGTLTKGTPEVTDVVTFGMDKKELLSLIASAEKRSEHPLGEAIVRKAQELGLEDKEPQSFEAITGKGVKAVVDGKEILAGNRKLFKENGYSIEGEAEKALLKLEDEAKTAIIVAIDGKIVGVIGIADTIKEGAREAIEELHKMGKKVGMITGDNRRTAEAIAKQVNIDYVLAEILPQDKANEVKKLQEKGEVVIFVGDGINDAPALAQADIGIAVGNATDIAMESGDIVLIKNDPMDVVRAIKLSQKTLSKIKQNIFWAMFYNTMLIPFAAGLAFVFFGVSFQPEWAAGAMSISSASVVTNSLLLKRAKV
- a CDS encoding ABC transporter ATP-binding protein — encoded protein: MNNEVIQIIGVSKFFGNIKVLKNINLRIREGDFVVIAGENGSGKTTLLKIMTGLLIPDEGEVRVLGFDASKDWKKLSKYIGVALANERSLYWKLTGLENLEIFAGLYGVKKGKRRALELLDKLNLIHAKDKLVEEYSSGMRRKLLLAKATIHDPKILFLDEILNGLDPKSYIEIIEFLKELNQNGTTIVLISHVLHDLPQEARLIVMKDGRIILDDKLSKFKLDGGIRIKATINGREIERIVSENELDKTLIELTKSGAKNIQIERDDLYSILRRILK